Below is a window of Falco peregrinus isolate bFalPer1 chromosome 3, bFalPer1.pri, whole genome shotgun sequence DNA.
gagcaacctggtctggtggaaggtgtccctgtccacAGCAGGGTCGTTGGAACCAGATGgtctttgaggtcccttccaacccaaaccattctaagATTCTATGAAAGTACATATATTGGGTTTAGCAGTGtaatttcatctgttttttgtACTGAAGGATAACGTTGGCATCACACACTGTAACTATTTGTTCAAGTTATTAAATATCAAAGTCACCTCCAAatgttttttgtcatttttttccttgtcaacTAATTATTTTATGGAAATTTTTGTGCACTTCATAGGAAATAAGGTAGATGTTACTCATTAAAATGTATCTATTTCATAGAAAaacttttcaatatttttgcaTGTCTTGCTAGATGTGAGACTAATCTGGAAGGCCTTGAGacataaagaggaaaattagGAATACTACAGATTAAGGCAAATTCTGTGCTGGAGTGGTGTGGAGTTGCATTCAGAACTCATTATAAAAGTCATACATATATGTCTACATAATAGctcttcagtatttcctttgGTATAAAATTATTGACAAATATTAATAACACACATGAAGAATAAACCtaggttttaatgaaaaaaacatagcTGATCAGGTTATTCAGTTTTTAGTAAGGAACTGAACGGCAGTGCTGCTGTAAAGATGGAATGGCATCTCGACTGGTGCTGCCTCAGGACTGGTGCTTGCTGCCCAGCTGGCAGTAACGTGATAAAGCAGCAACAGATGCTAAGGGGCATGGTGAAGTTAATTTGATGGGATATGCATGCCTGAAGTAACTGGTGCAACTGCTTGAGGAAATAATATATGCCGGCTACACCATGGCCATAGGCAGAATGCCagaaaggagatggaggaggaaggaaaagaggtgAACCTCCCACTGTTATCGACATTAAACAGGGAATAAAGGACGATGTTAAGTGTTACCACTGGGACTGTATATTAACGATGAAAGCTAACGTTTTCCTACAGATGGAAAAGTATGAAGTGTCTGtatattaataaaatgttatttctggaAGGAATACAAACTACATTGAAAGAGTGATTTCAGAACATGTTAAAGAAATtgtgaaaaacatgaaaaaaaaaattgggaacTTTTACTGTTGCACAagctttcttctaaaaaaatatgatcctctttaaattttttaagaaaaaaaaatcacaaaaatctgaatttgtATAATGGGAGCAAAGAACTGATTTCAAATCCCAGATTTGGTACTGCTTCCCTTTGTGCCTAACTTTACCCTTCTGCCTTATTTCTGATCCCGAGAAGTAAGCAAGCAGACATTGCATGGAGGTTTTATAAAGATAGCCAGGTCAATGTCAGAGAAAGCTTTCAAGGTCCTCTTTCAATGAAGAAGAAATTCTCTACCTAAATTAAGACTTGCTACAACAGTTCACATAATCATTTCTGTTACTTGGAGGAATAATGTGGAAAGACTGTACTTTAGGCTGTGAACATCTTCCCGGGATATCTTTGATGTGCTGCTGGTGTGTTTATTTTCCAAGGGAATAGCTGGGTTTGCAGACTGCCTGTTTTGCCTGATGACTTGGAAAGCACTTTAGAGCAGATTCATTCAAATGTACAGCGTGTTTGATTTAATGTATTCCTATTTTATAAAGGTAATTTGAAGTGCTTCGGGGGACAGATGGAGGCAACAAATCCAACACAAAATTCTTATATAGTGTTTTGAGCATGCAAAGTACAGGAGAGCCAGACAGTTGAAAAAATTATTGTAGCCCAgtgaaaaatgttgaaattgAAACTGTTATAATAAAAGCTGAGCAGCAATGGTACAGATGGctcaaaaccccaaacaaccatGCTCACAAATAAACTCTAAATCCAGGCAAAGACATGAGCTAAAGGAGAGATGAGCTGTAGAGCATATCAACCAAAATCTCTGGatgctttcaggttttgtggATGTCTTTACCTCAACTCATTTACCAGTGACAtgtataatttttctgtgtgtttaataATGTTGTATGCAACTGTTTACAATATTCCTTTGGGGTTTATTGGCTACAGAAAGCACAATTTTGCCCAGGATACAGTCAAAAGAGGGCAGACAAAAGTATCTACTAATATGACAAAAACCCATGTACTGCTATGTCTTTGCAAGATAAGGTTTGGAAAACGTTTTCTGATTTTATCTAACAATATCATTTGAATGAGGTTTACTAAATAACTTCAGTTTAAACATATGCTTTTGGGTATCGCTGTATGAGCAGTTTAAGTCAGTCTCAAAGTCAATAAATAGTTTCAACatgtctaaatatttttaaacatagctATTGTGGCTCTGTTGAACCTCATAAGAGGGGTGATTTGGggatgtttgttttcaaaagtcCAAATTGCCATGCACCTGGACTCCTAATTGCCTAACTGTGTGCCCTGTAGAGATCTGCTCTGTACACAGGCTTCATATTTAGCAAACACACTGATCTTAATTACTATGTGCAATGTTGTTTCTTATGATTTTAAAGGTTCCTCCTTCTCGTTACAGAAAAGCTGCCCTCAAGTGCagaaagggagcacagaggtTGCCTTAGAGTGGTTTTGGGGCCGTAGTGAGCAGGCTCTTTCATGAACCGACCCTGTCCCTCTACCCTGTCTTGTACCTTACCTTCTCCTGTAGAACTCCATTTAAGTAGTactaaaaggcattttttacaGCACCTCTTgtggctgggggagagggggaacaGGACTGAAAAGAACACACAGCCctttttcatgtatttcctATAAAcactaacattttttaaatcttgagAGCCCTCACTATCTAATCTGACCATTCATTTATTTGTGTTCTGTGTCTATCTCCTAAGCTGCTTGATGTGGAGCACCTCTTGTGAGTTCCTGAGTGGCTGCTAAGCCTGCTGAGGACTACTGAATGcttcagaggaaagagaagacaTTCCGAGACTTTGGCAAAATCTTTATCACAAACCTAATGGATTGCTCTCATTGTGTCCCCGATCTTAGCTGCTGGAGTAGTGGTGCAGACATCAGAGCCTAGAAAAAGCAGGCAAGAAGTGGAGTTTCCATTTTGCAGTCTTAGCACATAAGAGTGAGACCATTAAGAAGAGACTGGGAACTGTTTTCCAAACTCATTCATAATCTGACTGTCCTTTAATCTACACAGAGCAGAGAGCCAGGCTGCCTGCTGAACTCTGACTTTTGAGGCTTCTAATCAAGATGCTTTTTTGCCTGGGACTAGGGCCATAACAATTAGAAGGGGAGGCAAATTAGGCTTCAGATCCTGTTTTCACTGATGTTTAATGTAAAATGCGAATGTTCCCTCAGAGGAGGTTTGTAACTCATCGGTTAACCTAGCTggaaactaagaaaaataaataatttagtaGATATACTACAACAAGGATTGTAAACATGTAGACTGATATAATTGTGCTTTGTTGCAGCAAGAGTGCGTGATACGCTGTAACACGCAGACAAGGGTTCTGCCATTGATTTTAGAAGCTAGGATTTTTTCAATCCTCATCCTTCTACAGAGGCATAAAACCCTGCTATATTCAATGCCTGCCAGCGGTTACAACATTGCGGTTTCTcacacaaagcaagaaaaacaaagatggGAAAGGGCTATTAAAACTTTGCTAAGTAAAAGCTAATAATAAATCAAGGCAACATGAAAAAGATAAATCCATGAGCTTCTTCCTGATCTTATATTGCCATAACTGATATCAGTGGTTTGCTTTATACCATCAAATTTAAATACCTGTTTGTTTATCCAACCCAACTCAAATATGATGTTCTGCTTCAGTGTTGACTTGAAGCTAACCTTAAAGCTGCTTGATAAAGCTTAATAGTAAAACTCAGTCAAATATTACTGTGCTGCTAAACCAGAATCTTTGTATTTGGAGTTAAACTTTGATGTTAACTACTTTTACAAAAATCACTGATTGATCCAAAAATATTAGGAGGAACTGACCTCCAATCCATAACCTACTAGAACTACATCCTTGCCATGGAGATAATGAAAATGCAGTCTTATTTGCTTTGCAACTTAGTCTAGTATActttaaaagtatatatatatatatatatatatattatatatatacacttgtaaatatactttaaaatattttaattttatatatatatatatataaagaagaTAAATATAGCTTTTACATATGGGATTGTATAAGAAGTGTTGCAGATGTAACCAAAAGGAATGTGATAGCTTGTTGAAGAATATCAAAGTGTATTGCTAGAAAGACAGAGATATGTGGGAACTGATGAAAACAGGACACTAAGGATATGctaacatttccattttcctaAACCCCTCCCATTAAAAGTGCCCTGAGCATGGCATACGTTTAGATACACTTCTTTTGGTTACTTTTGAGTGGAGAATAATCTGTGTGTAAACAACCTCAATAAATTATTTGACTGAGTTTCCTATTCCTCACATATGCTTTGCTCACGGTACCTTATTTCATGATACCCAAAATTCATTTTGAAAGCATACCTTCTAAATGTTAGCGCTCTCAAGAACTGCCTCGAGTATTCTGTTGCATGAAAATGCAGATTCCTAGTTTGTGGTCCTGGTATGGTAGAAGTAAGTAATTACATGGTTAACATTTTATGGTGCATAAGATGTTTACACTGTGCAATTCAGGAGGGCACTACAAATGCAATAAACTTCATCTTTCTTCTATGGTTTACCATTTCCTAGGGCTGCCAGTGCTAGTCTAGTCCTCATAAGCAATTTTATGACTACCAAACTGTAGGCTACTTTTGGCAACAAAGCAGTCATTTCATGGAATGAAAAAACAGTGgaagtttcttcttttaaccTCAGGATATCCTTTTACAAGGAGGAATCCCGTGTGAGTCTTTAAGATGAATTAGCTTAAGTTTTCCATTACTGTGACAATTGAAAGCAGCTATAAATGTATGAAGTATATAGCCATATTTTGCCTTTAGTTATAAGGATGCTTAAGGTTTCCCATTTGCTGTTTCTGGGCTAGGACACTCTAAGGAATACTATACAAGTCGTCATAAATACTCAGTTCTACTGAAATGGACTTGTTTTAGGTGTGTCACTATTTATACAATAACTAATACCAGAGTGATGTCTCAGAATCTTCCCCTCAGTGTAAATATTTCAGCACACTGCCtactgtaattaatttttgtttatgcCTTACATATAAATTGTTTTGTAATAAAATCTGCTTGAAACGTTTCTTGTAAAATCATTGTATTAACCATATCTTTTATGTATAAACTCATTTGAAACTAAACACGTTAATTTTCTGAATTATATGAGTTTTTGACAGTATATCAAATCATTCAATGTTTTTAACATGATTGTATAGCACTTATTCGGGACGCTGGTACtataaataaagcaataaagtTTCCAGTCCTACATGTAGACACCTAATCAATCAAGCTGCAAAATAACACAGTCTGGATTCCCAACCTAAGACTTTAAAAGTTGCACTCTTTAATGGGTGCATTTATTGAGTTTCACAGGCATTTAACTTTTTATGTTTGTATcctttatttaaagattttttctgAACTAGACATCTCCAGGTGAAAGCAATGCAAACTTTGTCACATCTTGATTGATATTTGtccaaaaaattaaaacactggaTTGTTTTAGCAACATTCAGTTGCTAATAATGCCAGTTCTTCTCTTACACCCCCTGTTACTGATGCAGCAACTTCAGAACTATCACCTTTCACTGGGAATTTAATCAATCTCATATAAAGCTACTCGATAGCTTGTTTCAGCATATTCCTAATTTGCTTTGACAAAACTGTCAATgcacatgtatttaaaatataacaacCCAATCATTGGTGCCCAGGCTGTAGCTTGCACACCTAAATTGGTCTGCCAGAATAATTTCTCTGGTCATGGCTTGCTCCTTGCTAGTATCTTCCCCTAAATCCTTGCAACTCATCCTCTgttaaacaacaaaaagtgTATTCCCTGCATGAGCAAAGTGTATGCAGTTTCCTTCATGTGGATGTAAAGGAAAGTATGACAAGGAAGACTGCAGATAAGATGGAGGCACCTCTAGTAACAGCTTGCTGTGCCCAAGGAATGGTTACTCCCGACATAAATTAGTCGGTGTTGCAGTTCCCACCAAAGGACCTTCACattaaaaaggacaaaattaaacagaacagGCATTTAGCAATACACTGGAGTTATGGTTCTTAATATCACCTTCTCAGAAAAGTCgtgcttctctctctcccaaAGAACAATTCAGAAATAACTATGGCAAGTTTTCAGGAGCTTGCAACTCAGAATTATTTTGTCTTCTGGTTCATGGCGTAGTATATCCTATTCTCCGGCTTCAGGACCACTGTTCAGTGCAGACCAGTTACATGGGCCTAAATGAGTCATGTCTTTCATTTCAATGAGATAACTCACATGCTTAGTTGGGTGTGTTTGCATGCTAATATTCCACGCAAAATAGCATTTCTCAGTTGCTCATGCCAGATCAGGGAAATATCCTGGATTTACAACATAGGCCTGGAAAAAACACCTGCATGGGCAAAAATTCTTCAATATCCAATTACTATCTATGTCATCATGAGAGCATCTTTAGAAACACCTTTTCGTGAAGCAGAAGTCCTCTGGCTGTTACCCTGTGCCTCTCAGGTTTTACATTGCTTCGCTGACAAATaccaaaattaaatataaagaCAGCTAAGAAAGCAGCTCAGATGACAGACAAGTTTAATGAGAATCTAAGTAACTCAGCCTGACAAgtataaaagcagttttaattaatttaatgtaATCATTTAAATGCATATATAGTAAACCTGTAATTGTTACTCCTATTACTTCAAACAATTTCTGAAGCTAACCAGGCCACCAGtgcttttttaaagaacaggTTAGACAACATCTGTTGGAAATTATTCACTAAATCAACTAATCtaacgggggtggggggtggggggtaagTGCAATCTTTTGCAGCACAGATTGTTTGCCCAGCAGCTGTGTGCTCAAGAGCTTGTCTGTTTTTCTAAGTGTAGTGATTAGTCTATGAAAAGATAACTGCTTTTCCTTACAGATCTTGCCTTGCTTATATCATCAGACCATTGGAATTGCATCATCCATACTATGGGAATATCCTATGATTCACCGACTAGTAAGTCTGAAAGGCGGATCATTTAGTCCAGCATTTTGTCCAGCAATGGGCCAATTTGGTGCATTTTCAAGGGTGTgtgaggttgtttttttcccccttcaaacAGTGAGAGTGCTGGGAAGACTTGCAGGAGCCAGCTGACACTGCCTCTTAGCTCTGTAGCTGTATCCGCTCTGCGTGCAGGAGAGGATCCCAGCTCTGCCCAAGTCTTGCTGAATTCCTGCGGTCTCGCTTGGATTTTATCCAAAAATTCTTCAGCTTGTGCTCCACGACTATGCACTGTGTCACTCAAAATTTGACTGCGTGTTGCctgttgcctttcctttctgagCTGTGGCTCCAAGGATCTGTACAATGCCAGGATTAGCTATTTTAGGGGGGGCAGGCTTCAGCCTGTACATTCCCAGGGACTGGAGAAGCATCTCTGCTCACTAACCagttacaatatttttataGGTTGGAGTGTAATGTCAGGACTGTCACTTAGATAGACCATTATGTTTCTCATACCCTTTCATGGTCCCTTTTCAAgtacattttctgtaattataAATACAGAACCCTGTAGCTTTTAGGAGTGGCAGTAGGAGATTTATTCCAGCTCTGAGCACAAGGTTATGCACTTTCAATGCAGAAATGTAGTGGCAGCATAAAGCGTGTAACTCTGATGGACATTTCCACTCAGGCTTTTTCATATTCTGTGAAAGCAACTGTACTGAACATAAATATACACAAGCTGAATCCACATACATGCTCATAGCATAAACCCAGAAATTAAtattctgttgtctttttttttttttttttctttctacagaaCTTCCAGCCATCCCCAGTTTGCTGAAATGCCTTCCTGAATGTACAGGTATGCCCACGATCCTTGTAACGCAGGGCTTTCTTGCCATTATCATTACGATGATGGATGCATTTGCATTGTAAGTAAGGAGCACACACAAAATCAAGTGCTCACATTCGCCTACAGGTAAAGGCAAGAAAGCAGATTATGCTGGAGGTATTTATCCACAGCTTTCCCCGTTGTACAGTCTCCCAGGATCGTTTTATTCTGCTGTGGTGCTCAAAGACATCTGTCATTTTTTTAGGCGGGTGTGTTGATTGCCCAGGTTGTATCATTTCTAATGGTGCATTTTGCAAGTGAACATTTTTGCAACACATTCTTCAAGATACGCTCTTCGTTATGCAGCTCAGGGTCGCTTTTTTCAAATCACCCCTTAACCTTTACAACTCCCACGCGCATTCTCATTTTGTATAGGCTTGCAAATTTCCCAGCAGAGGAATATAGCTCCACCGGAGCACGCTGTACGCTTAAGCACTGTGAAGAACACAAACCCCTCTCCGCCCTACGCGGCTCCTCTCATTAGTAACGCCAGAGCAACAGCGACCTACGAAGCTGTCAGGCCTCAGCGAGGCTCATGAGGAAACACCCCTCGGAACGGAGCCCTCGCTGCGCGTTCCggctctttctttctgtctagCATCGGCTCAGGAGTCGAGCTCAAACCACCCAAAAGCGCGTCCGGGCCAGCCGGGGTGCGAGCGgctgctgccgggggggctcgTCCCGCTTGTGAGGCGGAGGACGCGGGGCGCCGGTGCCGCGGAGCCCGCCCGTGAGGCAGGACGAGCGGCCGGCACGCCGCGGGAGCCCAGGCGTAACCCCCCGCTCAGAGGGGTCCCCACCGCGCGTCCCCCGGCAGCGTTTCGGCGCAGCCCCCCGGCTCCCGCCCGTTAAGGCTCCGCCGCGGGTGCGGGCTGCTGAGAACGGGGCGGGACCGCGGCGGCGTGCGGCGCCCCGAGGCGAGGGCGAGGCGGGCGAGGCGGCCCCACCGCCGCACACCCCGGCCGGCCCCacgccccgcggcgggcggagtggcgcggcgcggggcggagcggggcggggcgggggcgggccgcAGCGCTACCGCCGAGTCCcgcagcggggccgggcgctgccgctgccgccgccgccgctgccggagcccagcccccgcccccTGCGCTGCGAGCGGCGCCCGGGCTGCCACATCGGCACCGCCGCTCCGAGAAGGCGCTTCGCGGAGCGGATCGGGAGCCCAGCGTGCCGGGAGATGGAGCCCCGCTtctgctgccgccgctgccgccccccggGACTCGCGCTCCGCCAGGGCCGCCGCTGCCACCGCCGGGACGGAGAGCGCGGCGCCGCCGTCTAACGCCGcagccccggcggcgcggccgagGGGGGAGGCGGCGCGGAGACCGCCGCGTCCCCGTCGCCCGCCGGGCCCGCGCGGCGCCGAAGCGCGGCCCCCTGCTCCCCGCCCTCCCCGCAGCCGCTTctccgcccccgcccggccctcGGCTGGGCTccgccgccggcagccgggCCATGGCGGGGCGATGAGGGagcggccgccgctgcccgcaGGCTGCGTGGGGAGGCGGGGAGCGACGGGGCTGGGCGGCTCGGCGGCGCTAGAGCCggccggcgggccggggggatgtggggcgCGGGGGGCCGCGGCGTTGCAGCTCCTCTCCCGGGCCGTGAAGCAGGCGGCGGCGCAGGGGGCCCGGCAGGACCTGGGCCGCTGGCTGTCCCGAGCCGCCGGGacggcggcgggaggcggcggcggggacgcCGTCGGCTTCGTcccggcggaggcggcgggggccggcgggctgctgctggggcccTACGCGGAGCAGGGCGGGCTGCCGCCGGCcgagctgctgctctgccagctgcccgaggcgggcggcggcgggcccgggctGGCCGAGGCCCGGGGCTGgcgctgctcctgctgcctgctgggcacCTGCTGGTGCAAGAGCTGCCTCAGCGTGTGCGTCCTGGCGGCCCTCTGCTTCGCCTCGCTCGCCCTGGTGCGCCAGTACCTGCGGGACCTGCTGCTCTGGGCCGAGAGCCTGGACAGCCTGGCCGGCGTGCTGCTCTTCACCGTGGGCTTCATCGTCGTGTCCTTCCCCTGCGGCTGGGGCTACATCCTGCTCAACGTGGCAGCCGGCTATCTCTACGGCTTCGTGCTGGGCATGGGGCTGATGGTGCTCGGCGTCCTCGTCGGCACCTTTGTCGCCCACGTGGCCTGCAAGCGGCTGTTGGCCCGCTGGGCGCGGGCCCGGATCCAGGGCAGCGACACGCTCAGCGCCGTCGTCCGCGTCGTGGAGGGCGGCAGCGGCCTCAAGGTGGTGGCCCTGGCGCGGCTGACGCCGATCCCCTTCGGGCTGCAGAACGCCGTCTT
It encodes the following:
- the TMEM64 gene encoding transmembrane protein 64 — its product is MRERPPLPAGCVGRRGATGLGGSAALEPAGGPGGCGARGAAALQLLSRAVKQAAAQGARQDLGRWLSRAAGTAAGGGGGDAVGFVPAEAAGAGGLLLGPYAEQGGLPPAELLLCQLPEAGGGGPGLAEARGWRCSCCLLGTCWCKSCLSVCVLAALCFASLALVRQYLRDLLLWAESLDSLAGVLLFTVGFIVVSFPCGWGYILLNVAAGYLYGFVLGMGLMVLGVLVGTFVAHVACKRLLARWARARIQGSDTLSAVVRVVEGGSGLKVVALARLTPIPFGLQNAVFAITDLSLPNYLMASSVGLLPTQLLNSYLGTTLRTMEDVIAEQSVSGYFIFSLQIVISIGLMFYVVHRAQVELNAAIVACEIEMKTSLVKDSQPSISGSTTYCNKRTVAFSGGGVNIV